AAAGCATCATTATTAAGAAATTGTtgaatcttttcaaaatattacaaattttgCCTAATGTATCTTTTCCAAACACACCCTAATTTTGCGCTTCATAAATGTTTTTGGCTTCCTTGCGGAGAGATATTTGTCGTTTTAACCCAACTTCTCTTCACACACCCATGCAGAAAAACAACTATTAATGTTTTCAATCTCTGGTCTTaagtaattattttagaaaaaacccGAGAATATTAAACAGCATGGGTACTATATTTAAggtatatgaaaatatatatgatatataataaTGCTTTGGTATAATGATATGAAAATCAAATTAAAGATAATATACACAGTTCCATGGTTCCACGCATAACCGGTACCATCATAGacctgataaaaaaataaaactaatatatttaatgaAAGAATAACTTATTTTCAGGAAGAAAAGGAAATATCGTacaatatatttacaaaaatcagccattttataaaaaaaaaaacttacgccAAACATTGGCAGTATCGATAAACCAAGCTGTTACTTTGCATTTAGTTTCATAATACTAACGGCagtaataaaatagaatttttctacatttttgaTCTACAATGTTTCGGCATTTCCTCGCCTGCTTTTGATTCTTGTTGATTCAAAAAATCCTGGAAGGGGGGATAAGGAATCAGACGCTCTAAACCTTCTATTATTGGGAGCTTCCACAATCTGAGCTGAGCTAGATGATGCTGCAGAAGCTTCTTGAGACAACGGATTCTTCAGGAAGGAAATCTTCTTAACTTTGACTTTCCTATTCTTTGGTTTTTGTAAAAGGAAGGAGTGGAAAGGATGGTTTGGATCATTTTCACCACTTGGCACTACTTTTGGAGCAACTGGTACTTTCACAAGTTTCTTCACGATAGCTTTAGGAAGAGATGTAGTTACAAGAGCAACTGTAGATGTTGGGCGAACTGTGGTTGTGGGGCACCGTGAATCGGCAAAGGTTTCATCGCATACAATAGGACAGTCCGGATCGCTTGATCCAGGAAAGCACAGTGCTTTTGTAGTCACTGGTAACTCAGTTGTGGTAGCTCTAGTTGTGGTTGTGCTAACAGTAGTAGTGGTTGTTGGACGCTTCTCAAAAACTCGTACATCAATAGATGGATTTGCTTCTGGGCATTGTGGTCCTACTTCTCCTGGGAGGCAAGGGGGCTGTGTTGGTAGCTCAGTTGTTGTAATTGCTCGGGCAGTAGtagattttacttttattatcttctttttcttctttttcggaCTTTCTCCACAAAGGAAAGCATGGAATGGATGGCTACAGTCAAAATCTTCCTTGTTTTTAGCAGTTGTAGGTGTTTTTCTCGTGGTTGTTGTGGTAGTAGGTTCAACCTCAGCAACAACTGGCTGAAGAAAGAGAGCTCCCAAATTGGAAGAATCAGGGGAGACTGGAGGTAGATAGTCAACAGGTGGTAAATATTCCAGATTAGGAGTTGTTTCTTGAACCACTGGCTGAGTTGGTGGCCtagtagtggtagttgtagttGTCGTAGTTGTTGTTGGGCAGCGAGGATCTCTAAATGAAGCATTGCAAACAACAGGGCATGATGGATCTCTTGACCCAGGAAAGCAGGGTGGCTTAGTTGTTGTTGTAGTTGTTGTTGTGGTAGTGGTAGTAGGACACCGGACATCTCTAAATGATGCATTACAAATTATGGGACAGGAAGGATCTCTTGAGCCAGGGAAGCAGGGTGGCTTAGTTGTTGTTGTCGTGGTGGTGGTAGTAGGACACCGGACATCTCTAAATGATGCATTACAAATTATGGGACAGGAAGGATCTTTTGAGCCAGGGAAGCAAGGTGGCTTAGTTGTTGTTGTAGTTGTTGTCGTGGTGGTGGTAGTAGGACACCGGACATCTCTGAAGGATGCATTACAGATTATAGGACAGGAAGGATCTCTTGAGCCAGGAAAACAGGGTGGCTTAGTTGTTGTTGTAGTTGTTGTTGTGGTAGTGGTAGTAGGACACCGGACATCTCTAAATGATGCATTGCAAATTATGGGACAGGAAGGATCTTTTGAGCCAGGGAAGCAAGGTGGCTTAGTTGTTGTTGTAGTTGTTGTCgtggtggtagtagtaggacACCGGACATCTCTGAATGATGCATTACAGACTATGGGACAGGAAGGATCTCTTGAGCCAGGGAAGCAGGGTGGCTTAGTTGTTGTTGTGGTGGTGGTGGTAGGACACCGGACATCTCTAAATGATGCATTACATATAATGGGGCAGGAAGGATCTTTTGAACCCGGGAAGCAGGGTGGTTTAGTTGTTGTTGTAGTTGTTGTCgtggtggtagtagtaggacACCGGACATCTCTGAAGGATACATTACAAATTATGGGACAGGAAGGATCTTTTGAGCCAGGGAAGCAAGGTGGCTTGGTTGTTGTCGTTGTTGTTGtcgtggtagtagtagtagggcATCGAGGATCTCTGAAGGAAGCATTACAGACTATTGGACAGGAAGGATCTTCGGACCCAGGGAAGCAAGGTGGCCTAGTTGTTGTTGGTGGAGCACATTCTGGAAGAACGGTGTAAAAAGGATTACTGCAATCAATTCTTGATTCTTCTTTTGGATATCCTTCTCTTGGATATCCTTGTTTCGAAGCAGCTGCTTTTAGTGAAGCCTGAGAGGATCCAGAAGACAGGATGGCATTTATACTATTTGGCTCATTGTCTTCATGGTGTCCATGATGAGAACCATGACTATCTCCTAAGAGACCTCCTCTCACTGCTGTTACCAAAAACCCAGCTAAGAGATAATTGCTAAGccgaaaaatctgaaaaaggaGAAATAGCTTAGGATTGGAAAGTTAAGTAAGATATTATGCAAATAAGGACTATATTCTATAGGAAACACAGAAATCTGGTTTACTTGAGAGCTAAAATTATTTTACCTTCTGCTTAAGTGTGTGTTGAGAAAATAGTTTCGTGTTATATAGCTATATacagttaagaaaaagaaaccaattGGCGATTTTGCTGAATGTAACAAAACATATGATCCGTAAACGTAATTTATAGCTgattttattcttcattttcaatttcttttttttttgacatatcaaaacaaatgaaaattcatagtggtaaccaaaaatctaaatatcGGTATCCAATCCTTCGATTTCTTTTAGGGGTGCCAAATCAAGAAGGAACTTATTACTGACCTTAAGGTCTGTTTGGGTAACACGGGTGCCACTAAACAGCCTTGCAATATGAAAAATTAACAATATTAAgattaaaaactggaaattt
Above is a genomic segment from Artemia franciscana chromosome 15, ASM3288406v1, whole genome shotgun sequence containing:
- the LOC136036016 gene encoding mucin-2-like — its product is MIFRLSNYLLAGFLVTAVRGGLLGDSHGSHHGHHEDNEPNSINAILSSGSSQASLKAAASKQGYPREGYPKEESRIDCSNPFYTVLPECAPPTTTRPPCFPGSEDPSCPIVCNASFRDPRCPTTTTTTTTTTTTKPPCFPGSKDPSCPIICNVSFRDVRCPTTTTTTTTTTTTKPPCFPGSKDPSCPIICNASFRDVRCPTTTTTTTTKPPCFPGSRDPSCPIVCNASFRDVRCPTTTTTTTTTTTTKPPCFPGSKDPSCPIICNASFRDVRCPTTTTTTTTTTTTKPPCFPGSRDPSCPIICNASFRDVRCPTTTTTTTTTTTTKPPCFPGSKDPSCPIICNASFRDVRCPTTTTTTTTTKPPCFPGSRDPSCPIICNASFRDVRCPTTTTTTTTTTTTKPPCFPGSRDPSCPVVCNASFRDPRCPTTTTTTTTTTTRPPTQPVVQETTPNLEYLPPVDYLPPVSPDSSNLGALFLQPVVAEVEPTTTTTTRKTPTTAKNKEDFDCSHPFHAFLCGESPKKKKKKIIKVKSTTARAITTTELPTQPPCLPGEVGPQCPEANPSIDVRVFEKRPTTTTTVSTTTTRATTTELPVTTKALCFPGSSDPDCPIVCDETFADSRCPTTTVRPTSTVALVTTSLPKAIVKKLVKVPVAPKVVPSGENDPNHPFHSFLLQKPKNRKVKVKKISFLKNPLSQEASAASSSSAQIVEAPNNRRFRASDSLSPLPGFFESTRIKSRRGNAETL